The proteins below come from a single Seriola aureovittata isolate HTS-2021-v1 ecotype China chromosome 23, ASM2101889v1, whole genome shotgun sequence genomic window:
- the LOC130164078 gene encoding doublesex- and mab-3-related transcription factor A1-like, protein MDSRIRPLGLTGHTANPLGGLQMPPSLLRPPPLFLRACNPALERGYPRTPKCARCRNHGVVSALKGHKRFCRWRDCVCAKCTLIAERQRVMAAQVALRRQQAQEESEARELRLLYPGSGIGGEAGIPQGSPVGPGVPATTINTATAPSFDVFGTENQKDDDKLSKYNFYNGFMGRPLFAPHTTRLPSPSKKELSPSKDNTTSFTDDSASPSPVFDQRSDHTESPQRSLSPSDPESGSEMEKPKDYPGLDRDPTDIMAKIFPHQKRDTLESMVRTCKGDIVKSIELVLSAKENNVDSDGFSPSNHPNALRPSLPGALGALGNKSAFSPLHMPPTAAGGDSLYGLSPRLGVSPLRLTYSSANGSMAGFMSPYMTSGLMPVFPLRPTLDSYSFPGMIRDLSYLQSKESLCNTGLYTRLNHEK, encoded by the exons ATGGACAGCAGGATTCGACCGCTTGGCCTCACCGGGCACACCGCAAACCCTCTCGGTGGTTTGCAAATGCCCCCTTCCCTCCTGCGCCCTCCACCTCTCTTCCTCCGGGCTTGTAATCCCGCGCTGGAGAGGGGATACCCCCGCACCCCGAAGTGCGCCAGATGCAGGAACCACGGCGTGGTTTCCGCACTGAAAGGCCACAAGCGCTTTTGTCGTTGGAGAGACTGCGTGTGCGCAAAGTGCACTCTCATAGCGGAGAGGCAGCGGGTGATGGCCGCGCAGGTGGCACTGAGGAGGCAGCAGGCTCAGGAGGAGAGCGAGGCCCGGGAGCTCCGGCTCTTGTACCCTGGGTCGGGGATCGGGGGAGAAGCAGGGATCCCTCAGGGGTCACCTGTAGGCCCTGGGGTGCCAGCAACTACCATCAACACTGCAACAGCTCctagttttgatgtttttggaacAGAGAACCAAAAAGATG ATGACAAATTGAGCAAGTATAACTTTTATAACGGATTCATGGGTCGACCCCTGTTCGCTCCCCACACCACACGGTTGCCCTCTCCAAGTAAGAAGGAGCTGTCTCCAAGCAAAGACAACACCACTTCATTCACTGATGACAGTGCAAGTCCATCCCCGGTGTTTGACCAGCGCTCGGACCACACAGAGAGTCCGCAGAGGTCGCTCTCCCCCTCGGATCCGGAGTCAGGGAGTGAGATGGAGAAACCCAAGGACTATCCGGGCCTGGACCGCGACCCCACCGATATCATGGCCAAGATCTTCCCCCATCAGAAGCGGGACACCCTAGAGTCTATGGTGAGAACGTGCAAAGGTGACATCGTCAAATCAATTGAACTGGTGTTGAGCGCCAAAGAGAACAATGTTGACTCTGATGGCTTTTCTCCGTCTAATCACCCAAACGCGCTCAGGCCCTCTTTGCCTGGAGCGCTTGGTGCACTGGGGAACAAGTCAGCCTTCTCCCCGCTCCACATGCCACCAACGGCCGCCGGTGGAGACAGCCTGTACGGGCTCAGCCCTCGCCTCGGTGTCAGCCCTTTAAGGCTGACCTATTCCTCTGCAAACGGCAGTATGGCAGGGTTTATGTCACCATACATGACATCCGGACTGATGCCAGTGTTTCCATTGCGTCCAACCTTGGACTCCTATTCTTTCCCAGGCATGATCCGTGACCTCTCTTACCTTCAGAGCAAGGAGTCACTATGCAACACAGGCCTTTACACACGGCTTAACCATGAAAAATGA